One segment of Macaca fascicularis isolate 582-1 chromosome 2, T2T-MFA8v1.1 DNA contains the following:
- the GPR27 gene encoding probable G-protein coupled receptor 27, translating to MANASEPGGGGGGEAAALGLKLATLSLLLCVSLAGNVLFALLIVRERSLHRAPYYLLLDLCLADGLRALACLPAVMLAARRAAAAAGAPPGALGCKLLAFLAALFCFHAAFLLLGVGVTRYLAIAHHRFYAERLAGWPCAAMLVCAAWALALAAAFPPVLDGGGGDDEDAPCALEQRPDGAPGALGFLLLLAVVVGATHLVYLRLLFFIHDRRKMRPARLVPAVSHDWTFHGPGATGQAAANWTAGFGRGPTPPALVGIRPAGPGRGARRLLVLEEFKTEKRLCKMFYAVTLLFLLLWGPYVVASYLRVLVRPGAVPQAYLTASVWLTFAQAGINPVVCFLFNRELRDCFRAQFPCCQSPRTTQATHPCDLKGIGL from the coding sequence ATGGCGAACGCGAGCGAGccgggtggcggcggcggcggcgaggcGGCCGCCCTGGGCCTCAAGCTGGCCACGCTCAGCCTGCTGCTGTGCGTGAGCCTAGCGGGCAACGTGCTGTTTGCGCTGCTGATCGTGCGGGAGCGCAGCCTACACCGCGCCCCGTACTACCTGCTGCTCGACCTGTGCCTGGCCGACGGGCTGCGCGCGCTCGCCTGCCTCCCGGCCGTCATGCTGGCTGCGCGGCGTGCGGCGGCCGCGGCGGGGGCGCCGCCGGGCGCGCTGGGCTGCAAGCTGCTCGCCTTCCTGGCCGCGCTCTTCTGTTTCCACGCCGCCTTCCTGCTGCTGGGCGTGGGCGTCACCCGCTACCTGGCCATCGCGCACCACCGTTTCTACGCCGAGCGCCTGGCCGGCTGGCCGTGCGCCGCCATGCTGGTGTGTGCCGCCTGGGCGCTGGCGCTGGCAGCGGCCTTCCCGCCCGTGCTggacggcggcggcggcgacgacGAGGACGCGCCGTGCGCCCTGGAGCAGCGGCCCGACGGCGCCCCCGGCGCGCTGggcttcctgctgctgctggctgtggtggtgggcgccacGCACCTCGTCTACCTCCGCCTGCTCTTCTTCATCCACGACCGCCGCAAGATGCGGCCCGCGCGCCTGGTGCCCGCCGTCAGCCACGACTGGACCTTCCACGGCCCGGGCGCCACCGGCCAGGCGGCCGCCAACTGGACGGCGGGCTTCGGCCGCGGGCCCACGCCGCCCGCGCTTGTGGGCATCCGGCCTGCAGGGCCGGGCCGTGGCGCGCGCCGCCTCCTCGTGCTGGAAGAATTCAAGACAGAGAAGAGGCTGTGCAAGATGTTCTACGCCGTCACGCTGCTCTTTCTGCTCCTCTGGGGGCCCTACGTCGTGGCCAGCTACCTGCGGGTCCTGGTGCGGCCCGGCGCCGTCCCCCAGGCCTACCTGACGGCTTCCGTGTGGCTGACCTTCGCGCAGGCCGGCATCAACCCCGTCGTGTGCTTCCTCTTCAACAGGGAGCTGAGGGACTGCTTCAGGGCCCAGTTCCCCTGCTGCCAGAGCCCCCGGACCACCCAGGCGACCCATCCCTGCGACCTGAAAGGCATTGGTTTATGA